Proteins co-encoded in one Candidatus Woesearchaeota archaeon genomic window:
- a CDS encoding flavin reductase, protein MLTFITPRETVLITSRGTLIQFGKEFLKDNVAPTDWHMPISPSHFAISVSKNSFTAQLIVQSGVFVVNFVGVGFADTVRLLGKASGHTIDKFAIYSIAKEEADGVDCCRLKDAVAYISCHVVEQHAFEEYVLFIGNVVASRELISSAKRLFHVGGGEFTTTKD, encoded by the coding sequence ATGCTTACTTTTATTACACCACGTGAAACTGTCCTTATTACTTCTCGTGGAACTCTTATACAATTTGGCAAAGAGTTCTTGAAAGATAATGTTGCACCCACTGATTGGCACATGCCTATTTCTCCATCTCATTTTGCGATAAGCGTTTCTAAGAACTCTTTTACCGCGCAGTTGATCGTACAAAGCGGCGTGTTTGTCGTCAATTTTGTTGGCGTTGGATTTGCTGATACTGTTCGATTGCTTGGAAAAGCAAGCGGACACACTATTGATAAATTTGCTATTTATTCTATCGCGAAAGAAGAAGCGGATGGCGTTGATTGCTGTCGGCTGAAAGACGCTGTCGCGTATATCAGTTGTCATGTTGTTGAACAGCATGCTTTTGAGGAGTATGTTCTTTTTATTGGGAACGTTGTCGCTTCACGAGAATTAATTTCTAGCGCAAAACGATTATTTCACGTGGGTGGTGGAGAGTTTACGACGACGAAGGATTAA
- a CDS encoding DUF1189 family protein: protein MAKEEVKPEIFDEIKKKVKEEAHKEYTTFVGFMGVVIRTFNPLSYKKLCMASTGQGLRYYVHILALSFLLFILFTIPYLFSFYDELREETNHLNNFTLAPQMEINQVIAFEDFGIVVANEKPYDGESLLLTQQSVYWKNNLCLTSRIACLFDNDPHQLDFSQAQILVEDRDKFTNIAFTFILLMLPGIFILLFLFLLAKYFIVVLLFFLFGFIYTTAIRYEVHGRQLFLVAVFSMTPTILSETIFGFYYETYYVPYAASLLLFMVSTYMVSEKPFHHFKHPH from the coding sequence ATGGCAAAGGAAGAAGTCAAACCTGAAATCTTTGATGAAATCAAAAAGAAAGTCAAAGAAGAAGCACATAAAGAATACACTACTTTTGTCGGGTTTATGGGTGTTGTGATCAGAACTTTTAATCCGCTTTCTTACAAAAAATTATGCATGGCTTCTACTGGTCAAGGACTTCGCTACTACGTTCACATCCTTGCGCTTTCTTTTCTGCTTTTCATTCTCTTTACGATTCCTTACCTATTTAGTTTTTATGACGAACTCCGTGAAGAAACAAATCATCTGAATAATTTCACGCTCGCACCGCAAATGGAAATCAATCAAGTTATCGCGTTTGAAGATTTTGGGATTGTTGTCGCAAATGAAAAACCCTATGATGGTGAATCTTTACTCCTCACTCAACAAAGTGTTTACTGGAAAAATAATTTATGCCTCACGAGCAGAATAGCTTGTTTGTTTGACAATGATCCTCATCAGCTTGACTTTTCACAAGCGCAAATACTTGTTGAAGACAGAGACAAGTTTACTAACATTGCATTTACTTTTATTCTCTTGATGCTTCCAGGGATATTTATCTTATTATTCCTCTTCCTCCTTGCCAAATATTTCATTGTTGTTTTACTCTTTTTTCTTTTTGGATTTATTTATACTACCGCGATCAGATATGAAGTGCATGGCCGACAACTCTTTTTAGTTGCTGTTTTTTCAATGACGCCCACCATCCTTTCTGAGACCATCTTTGGTTTTTATTATGAAACATATTATGTTCCGTACGCCGCGTCATTGTTGCTCTTTATGGTTTCAACGTATATGGTTTCAGAAAAGCCATTCCATCACTTTAAACATCCGCATTGA